In the Lysinibacillus sp. PLM2 genome, one interval contains:
- a CDS encoding IS110 family transposase, with protein sequence MEVFIEKCAGLDVHSETIVACVIKGNREDDLYTEIETFPTLTKDLFRLLKWLEGHEVTHIAMESTGVYWKPVFNILEDFFDITLANAQRIKNVPGRKTDVSDAEWIAKLLRHGLIEKSFVPPVDIRELRDLTRLRKKWISHLVSEKNRIQKVLESSNVKLSTVISDVFGVSGRKLLNRLIEQGYVDEVDVEKDIHGKLIPKKQRITDSLFGTINEHQIFLIRQSWQHIQYLETLISEIEERMDQLLQNYQEELQLLITIPGISKDTAAVIIAEIGVEMGQFPTSQHLASWAGVSPGNHESAGKRKSTRTVKGNPHIKSALCEAAWAVSRSRNRWLANKYWSLASRRGKKKALVAISHRMLRAIYSMLMNKEPYKEPQVI encoded by the coding sequence ATGGAGGTATTCATTGAAAAGTGTGCAGGTTTAGATGTACATTCAGAAACAATTGTAGCCTGTGTTATTAAGGGGAATCGTGAGGACGACCTGTATACAGAAATCGAGACATTTCCAACACTCACAAAAGATTTGTTTCGACTTTTAAAATGGTTAGAGGGGCATGAAGTTACACACATTGCAATGGAAAGTACGGGTGTGTATTGGAAACCTGTTTTTAACATTTTAGAGGATTTCTTTGATATCACCTTAGCGAATGCACAACGGATTAAAAATGTACCTGGAAGAAAAACGGATGTTTCAGATGCAGAATGGATAGCGAAGTTATTACGTCATGGTTTGATTGAAAAGAGCTTTGTTCCCCCTGTAGATATTCGTGAACTAAGAGATTTAACAAGACTGCGTAAAAAGTGGATTAGTCACTTGGTTTCAGAGAAGAATCGAATACAAAAGGTATTAGAAAGTTCAAATGTCAAACTAAGTACAGTTATCTCAGATGTATTCGGTGTATCAGGTCGAAAACTATTAAATCGATTAATTGAACAAGGCTATGTCGATGAAGTAGATGTGGAAAAAGATATTCATGGAAAGTTGATTCCGAAAAAACAACGGATTACAGATTCTCTATTTGGAACAATTAATGAACATCAAATCTTCCTAATTCGTCAATCTTGGCAACATATTCAATACTTAGAAACTTTAATTTCAGAAATTGAAGAACGGATGGATCAACTCCTACAAAATTATCAAGAAGAGCTACAGCTGTTAATCACCATACCAGGAATAAGTAAAGATACTGCGGCTGTAATTATTGCAGAAATCGGAGTAGAAATGGGACAGTTTCCGACATCTCAACATCTTGCATCATGGGCAGGCGTTTCGCCTGGTAATCACGAAAGTGCTGGGAAAAGGAAAAGTACACGTACAGTGAAAGGAAATCCTCATATTAAATCCGCCTTGTGTGAAGCAGCTTGGGCTGTATCTAGAAGTCGAAATCGATGGCTAGCAAATAAATACTGGTCACTCGCCTCACGAAGAGGAAAGAAAAAAGCACTCGTTGCGATCTCGCATCGAATGCTCCGGGCTATTTACTCCATGTTAATGAACAAGGAGCCATACAAAGAACCCCAAGTAATTTAA
- the purA gene encoding adenylosuccinate synthetase, whose protein sequence is MTSVVVVGTQWGDEGKGKITDFLSKKADVIARFSGGDNAGHTIKIGDETYKLHLIPSGIFYTEKTSVMGNGMVINPKSLVTELKGLQERGIDTSNLRISNRAQVILPYHIYQDKVDEASRGDKKIGTTCKGIGPCYQDKIARMGIRIADLLDREVFEQKLRENLEKKNRLFEKYYEVEGLKFEDIFEEYYAFGQEIAKYVTDTSKVLNDVLDEGGRVLFEGAQGVMLDVDHGTYPFVTSSNPVAGGVTTGTGIGPSHVSRVVGVCKAYTSRVGDGPFPTELFDEIGHHIREVGREYGTTTGRPRRVGWFDSVVVRHSRRVSGITDLALNSIDVLSGLDTVKICTAYEYKGEIITEYPASLHVLEECKPVYEELPGWSEDITAVRTLEELPENARKYVERVVELTGINLMTFSVGPAREQTNVVSAIWE, encoded by the coding sequence ATGACATCAGTTGTAGTTGTGGGGACACAATGGGGAGACGAAGGTAAAGGAAAAATTACGGACTTCCTATCTAAAAAAGCAGATGTAATCGCTCGTTTTTCTGGCGGAGATAACGCTGGTCATACAATCAAAATTGGCGACGAAACTTACAAATTACATTTAATTCCATCAGGTATTTTTTATACAGAAAAAACTTCAGTTATGGGTAACGGAATGGTGATTAATCCGAAATCATTAGTAACTGAATTAAAAGGGTTACAAGAACGTGGTATTGATACTTCAAATCTACGTATTTCAAATCGTGCGCAAGTAATCCTTCCATATCATATTTACCAAGATAAAGTAGACGAAGCATCGCGTGGAGATAAAAAAATCGGTACGACTTGTAAAGGTATCGGTCCATGCTATCAAGACAAAATTGCACGTATGGGTATCCGCATTGCTGATTTACTAGATCGCGAAGTATTTGAACAAAAACTACGTGAAAACCTAGAAAAGAAAAACCGTCTATTTGAAAAATATTACGAAGTAGAAGGATTAAAATTTGAAGATATCTTTGAAGAATATTACGCTTTTGGTCAAGAAATCGCAAAATATGTAACAGATACTTCTAAGGTTTTAAATGATGTATTAGATGAAGGTGGCCGTGTATTATTTGAAGGTGCACAAGGGGTAATGTTAGACGTTGACCATGGTACATATCCTTTTGTTACATCTTCAAACCCTGTTGCAGGCGGAGTAACAACTGGTACTGGTATCGGTCCTTCTCATGTTTCTCGTGTTGTTGGGGTATGTAAAGCATATACATCTCGTGTGGGGGATGGTCCATTCCCAACAGAATTATTTGATGAAATTGGTCATCACATTCGTGAAGTAGGTCGTGAATACGGTACAACAACAGGCCGCCCGCGTCGTGTTGGTTGGTTTGATTCAGTAGTAGTACGCCACTCTCGTCGAGTAAGTGGTATTACAGATTTAGCATTAAATTCAATTGATGTATTATCTGGACTTGATACAGTAAAAATTTGTACGGCTTACGAATATAAAGGTGAAATTATTACTGAATATCCAGCAAGCTTACATGTTCTTGAGGAATGTAAACCAGTTTATGAAGAACTTCCAGGCTGGTCAGAAGACATTACAGCTGTTCGTACATTAGAAGAGCTACCAGAAAACGCTCGTAAATATGTAGAACGCGTTGTGGAACTAACGGGAATTAATTTAATGACATTCTCGGTAGGTCCTGCTCGTGAACAAACAAATGTAGTAAGTGCAATTTGGGAATAA
- the dnaC gene encoding replicative DNA helicase: MTDNIMDRVPPHNHEAEQSVIGAIFLEPTALITASEILIPDDFYRVSHQKIFQTMLDLSDQGKPIDVVTVTEELSSKKELEDVGGLSYLTELANAVPTAANIGHYAKIVEEKAILRRLIRVATGIVEDGFSREDEVEALLSEAEKKVMEVSNRKNSGDFKHIKDVLVHTYDNIEQLQTRKGDVTGIPTGFRDLDKMTAGFQRNDLIIVAARPSVGKTAFALNIAQNVAIKARENVAIFSLEMGAEQLVMRMLCAEGNIDAQVLRTGALTTEDWGKLTMAMGSLSNSGIYIDDTPGVRISEIRAKCRRLAQENGLGMILIDYLQLIQGSGRQGENRQQEVSEISRSLKALARELKVPVIALSQLSRGVEQRQDKRPMMSDIRESGSIEQDADIVAFLYRDDYYDKETENKNMIEIIIAKQRNGPTGTVTLAFKKEFNKFINIDWSQQPMAQPQA; this comes from the coding sequence ATGACTGATAACATCATGGACCGTGTCCCACCCCATAACCATGAAGCTGAGCAATCCGTTATTGGTGCCATATTCTTAGAACCAACTGCATTAATTACAGCTTCTGAAATATTAATACCAGATGACTTCTATCGTGTAAGTCATCAAAAGATATTTCAGACGATGCTTGATTTAAGTGATCAAGGGAAGCCAATTGATGTAGTAACCGTAACGGAAGAGCTATCGAGTAAAAAAGAGCTTGAAGATGTTGGGGGTCTATCGTATTTAACAGAATTAGCGAATGCTGTGCCAACTGCTGCAAATATTGGCCACTATGCCAAAATCGTAGAAGAAAAAGCGATTTTAAGACGTTTAATTCGTGTAGCAACAGGCATTGTTGAAGACGGATTTTCACGAGAAGATGAAGTAGAAGCTTTACTATCAGAAGCTGAAAAGAAAGTAATGGAAGTTTCCAATCGTAAAAACTCGGGAGACTTCAAACATATTAAAGATGTCCTTGTTCATACCTATGATAATATTGAACAACTCCAAACTCGTAAAGGTGATGTTACAGGGATACCAACAGGCTTTAGAGATTTGGATAAAATGACTGCTGGTTTCCAACGCAATGATTTAATTATCGTAGCAGCCAGACCATCTGTAGGGAAAACCGCATTTGCATTAAATATTGCTCAAAATGTTGCGATAAAAGCAAGAGAAAATGTAGCAATATTTTCTCTTGAGATGGGTGCAGAACAGTTAGTAATGCGTATGCTTTGTGCAGAGGGAAATATCGATGCACAAGTATTACGTACAGGTGCTCTCACAACGGAAGACTGGGGTAAATTAACGATGGCGATGGGAAGTCTATCCAATTCGGGTATTTACATTGATGATACGCCTGGTGTTCGTATAAGTGAGATACGGGCAAAATGCAGACGATTAGCACAAGAGAATGGATTAGGCATGATTTTAATCGATTATTTACAGCTGATCCAAGGTAGTGGACGACAAGGGGAAAACCGTCAGCAGGAAGTATCTGAAATTTCTCGTTCCTTAAAAGCCCTCGCTCGTGAATTAAAAGTTCCTGTTATTGCCTTATCACAGTTATCGCGTGGTGTGGAACAAAGACAAGATAAACGACCTATGATGAGTGATATTCGTGAATCAGGAAGTATTGAGCAGGATGCGGATATTGTTGCCTTCCTATATCGTGATGACTACTACGATAAAGAAACAGAAAACAAAAATATGATCGAAATCATTATCGCCAAGCAACGTAATGGTCCAACAGGTACTGTGACTCTTGCGTTTAAAAAAGAGTTTAATAAGTTTATAAATATTGATTGGTCCCAGCAGCCAATGGCACAGCCTCAAGCTTAA
- the rplI gene encoding 50S ribosomal protein L9, translating to MKVVFLKDVKGKGKKGEIKNVADGYAHNFLIKNGYAVEASKQALSQLEGQKKLEEKNAAAELQAAKELKEKIEQLTVEIKAKSGEGGRLFGSVSTKQIAEALQKAHGIKIDKRKMESEGIRSLGYSNIPVKLHNEVKATLKVHVVEES from the coding sequence ATGAAAGTAGTATTCTTAAAAGATGTTAAAGGTAAAGGAAAAAAAGGTGAAATAAAAAATGTTGCTGACGGATATGCACATAACTTTTTAATTAAAAATGGTTATGCAGTCGAAGCATCGAAACAGGCATTAAGCCAATTAGAAGGACAAAAGAAATTAGAAGAAAAAAATGCAGCAGCTGAATTACAAGCAGCAAAAGAGTTAAAAGAAAAAATTGAACAATTAACAGTGGAAATTAAAGCTAAATCAGGTGAAGGTGGAAGATTATTTGGTTCTGTATCAACGAAGCAAATAGCAGAAGCTCTTCAAAAAGCGCACGGTATTAAAATCGATAAGCGTAAAATGGAGAGTGAAGGAATTAGATCCTTAGGATATTCAAATATACCTGTTAAACTTCACAACGAAGTAAAGGCAACTTTAAAAGTACATGTTGTTGAAGAATCGTAA
- the gdpP gene encoding cyclic-di-AMP phosphodiesterase GdpP: protein MDTYRKRPIRHPLLYLSIIGLVGISLLFIWNIWLGLGFALVMIIGIVYAWKVEKTSYIQIEKYIETLSYRMKRVGEEALLEMPIGIILINDKFIIEWANPFMLKILDVDSLLGEELFVLSDELFELTKSDEKSDLTITIGEKKYRVIFKQTERLLYFFDVTEQVEIKTQYYADRTVIAILFIDNYDEITQGMDDQNRSLTNTLVTSIINEWSEKHGIFSRRISSDRFLSILNESILSELEKGKFAILDDIREKTAQKNLSLTLSIGVGAGSTSLIKLGELAQSSLDLVLGRGGDQVAIKQPDGKLKFYGGKTNPVEKRTRVRARVISHALQDLIQESDQVFIMGHKNPDMDAIGAGIGVRKMVEKNKIKGYIVVDFTELNGSVSRLMQEIEKNSDIYQYFITPEEAKLKMTEKSLLVIVDTHKPSLVIDEQLLNICDKIVVIDHHRRGEDFISNTTLVYMEPYASSTSELVTELIEYQPENDKISKLEATALLSGIIVDTKSFTLRTGARTFEAASYLRTYGADTILVQRLLKEDINTYIERSKIIQTVEFVQRGIAIAHGEDQRQYDSVIIAQTADILLAMKDVSASFVIAHRPDGLIGISARSLGEINVQLIMEKLGGGGHLTNAACQLEADTISEAQQMLKKAIMETFEGSNEE, encoded by the coding sequence ATGGATACTTACAGGAAAAGACCAATACGACATCCACTTTTGTATCTATCGATTATTGGACTAGTGGGAATTTCACTATTATTCATTTGGAATATATGGCTTGGTTTAGGCTTTGCACTAGTTATGATCATTGGAATCGTGTATGCGTGGAAAGTGGAAAAAACCTCATATATCCAGATCGAAAAGTATATCGAAACACTCTCTTATCGTATGAAGCGAGTAGGCGAGGAAGCATTGCTGGAAATGCCTATAGGGATAATACTTATTAATGATAAATTTATCATTGAATGGGCCAATCCGTTTATGTTGAAAATTCTAGATGTCGATAGTTTGTTAGGTGAGGAACTATTTGTTTTATCGGATGAGTTGTTTGAATTAACGAAATCGGATGAAAAAAGTGACCTTACCATTACAATTGGCGAGAAAAAATATCGTGTAATATTTAAACAAACTGAAAGACTTCTCTACTTTTTTGATGTAACTGAACAAGTCGAAATTAAAACACAATATTATGCTGATCGAACAGTTATTGCAATTCTATTTATTGACAATTACGATGAAATTACGCAAGGTATGGATGATCAAAACAGAAGTTTAACAAATACACTTGTTACATCAATTATTAATGAATGGTCCGAAAAGCATGGGATTTTTTCAAGACGTATATCTTCAGATCGTTTTTTGTCTATTCTAAATGAATCGATTTTAAGTGAACTTGAAAAAGGAAAATTTGCCATCTTAGATGACATTCGTGAAAAAACTGCTCAAAAGAATTTATCCTTAACATTAAGTATTGGTGTAGGGGCAGGTTCTACCTCACTTATAAAGCTTGGAGAACTGGCACAATCAAGTCTAGATCTTGTTTTAGGGCGTGGTGGAGACCAGGTTGCTATAAAACAGCCGGATGGGAAGTTGAAATTTTATGGAGGGAAAACAAACCCTGTAGAAAAGCGTACACGAGTAAGAGCTCGAGTTATTTCCCATGCATTACAAGATTTAATACAAGAGAGTGATCAAGTCTTTATTATGGGACATAAAAACCCAGATATGGACGCTATTGGAGCCGGTATCGGTGTCCGTAAAATGGTTGAAAAAAATAAAATAAAAGGCTACATCGTTGTCGACTTTACTGAATTAAATGGTAGTGTTAGCCGCTTAATGCAAGAAATCGAAAAAAATTCTGATATCTATCAATATTTTATAACGCCTGAAGAAGCGAAATTGAAAATGACAGAGAAATCATTACTTGTTATAGTGGATACACATAAACCATCCTTAGTCATCGATGAGCAACTATTAAATATATGTGACAAAATCGTAGTAATCGACCATCATAGACGAGGTGAGGATTTTATATCAAATACAACACTTGTCTATATGGAACCATATGCCTCTTCAACCTCTGAGTTAGTAACAGAGTTAATAGAGTATCAACCAGAAAATGATAAGATTTCGAAGCTGGAAGCAACCGCTCTTTTATCGGGAATTATCGTTGATACAAAAAGTTTTACATTACGAACAGGGGCGAGAACCTTTGAGGCTGCTTCGTATTTACGAACTTATGGTGCTGACACTATATTAGTTCAACGTTTATTAAAAGAAGATATAAATACTTATATAGAACGATCGAAAATTATTCAAACAGTGGAATTTGTACAGCGCGGTATTGCTATTGCACATGGTGAAGATCAACGTCAATACGATTCTGTTATCATCGCACAAACTGCTGACATTTTACTAGCAATGAAAGATGTTTCAGCTTCCTTTGTCATTGCACATCGTCCAGATGGTTTAATTGGAATTAGTGCAAGGTCTCTAGGCGAAATTAACGTTCAGTTGATTATGGAAAAACTAGGTGGTGGAGGGCATTTAACGAATGCTGCATGCCAATTAGAAGCTGATACAATTTCAGAAGCTCAACAGATGTTGAAAAAAGCAATTATGGAAACGTTTGAAGGGAGTAATGAAGAATGA
- a CDS encoding membrane protein: protein MPNNQTKALAHGVMMIALFGVIMMIILYVPLLSLIVSVIAPLPIAWYSANYNLKMSILVALLACVVAFIFGGLLIIPAAVHAAIGLVIGISIQLKKSKLFLLMSSGFTILLATAVLYIISLQVFGIDIIRYSLQFSRDSYDSYLELTKTLTGQTPPVKMEDLELMFVMIESTVPATVTLGAFGYALLIISANLPILKRLKVEVPKFSAFKDLQMPKSILWYYLIVLTINLFVRPEIGTTLYVIILNFSMILWVLLTIQGLSFIHYFLDKKFNVSTFVKVLVTIMAMPIYSFVILIGIFDLGFNIRSLVKDKIQK, encoded by the coding sequence ATGCCGAATAATCAAACAAAAGCTCTTGCACATGGTGTAATGATGATAGCACTGTTTGGAGTAATCATGATGATTATTTTATATGTGCCACTGTTAAGCCTCATCGTTTCAGTAATTGCACCTCTACCAATTGCGTGGTATAGCGCTAATTATAATCTTAAAATGTCTATTTTAGTGGCATTACTGGCATGTGTGGTAGCGTTCATTTTTGGCGGCTTGCTTATTATACCGGCTGCAGTTCATGCTGCTATCGGTTTAGTCATCGGGATTAGTATACAGCTTAAGAAAAGCAAGTTGTTTTTATTAATGTCGTCGGGATTCACAATACTATTAGCTACTGCAGTATTGTATATTATTTCGTTGCAGGTATTTGGAATAGATATTATTAGATACTCTCTTCAATTCTCGCGGGATAGTTACGATAGCTATTTGGAACTAACAAAAACTCTAACAGGTCAGACGCCACCAGTAAAAATGGAAGATTTAGAATTAATGTTTGTAATGATCGAGTCAACCGTTCCAGCTACAGTAACTCTTGGTGCATTTGGTTATGCACTTCTTATCATTTCAGCAAATTTACCAATTTTAAAAAGGCTTAAAGTAGAAGTACCAAAGTTTAGTGCATTTAAGGATTTACAAATGCCAAAGTCGATTCTTTGGTATTATTTAATCGTATTAACAATCAATCTATTTGTAAGACCTGAAATTGGTACAACGTTATATGTAATTATTTTAAATTTCTCTATGATTTTATGGGTATTATTAACAATACAAGGATTGTCGTTTATTCATTATTTCTTAGATAAAAAGTTTAATGTATCAACTTTTGTGAAAGTACTTGTCACAATTATGGCTATGCCGATATATTCTTTTGTTATTCTGATAGGGATATTTGATTTAGGATTTAATATTCGCTCACTAGTGAAGGATAAGATTCAGAAGTAA